The proteins below are encoded in one region of Asticcacaulis excentricus CB 48:
- a CDS encoding ABCB family ABC transporter ATP-binding protein/permease, whose amino-acid sequence MNAPAPMPKPKGKASDTLAFLKPYLWPEGRADLKVQVLWALLAMLVGKLLTIATPFAYKWATNAFTPGAAGGKTDLLTLVLVSPVIMVLAYGVARMMSQVFNNIRDAMFAGVGQHAVRGLSNRAFNHLHNLSLRFHLQRRTGGLSRVIERGKMGIETIIRLTMMVGIPTVVEFVLTAGALGWQFDLIYVAVVAATVVVYVWFSIVASNMRIAIRKEMNEADSDSMSKAVDSLLNFETVKYFGNEQLERSRYDRATAAYEKAAIKTYTSLAWLNIGQAVIFTIGMTIVMLMSAYEVMNGTKSLGHFVLVNAFMMQLAIPLNFIGTLYREISTGLIDMEAMFKLLDEPQEVIDTPGAPDLKVGQGAVAFKDVVFSYDADRPILKGVSFEVPAGKTVAIVGPSGAGKSTISRLLFRFYDVKGGSIEIDGQDIRHINQASLRRAIGMVPQDTVLFNDTIAYNIGYGRNGASREEVEAAAEQAQISAFIASLPQGYDTEVGERGLKLSGGEKQRVAIARTLLKSPPILILDEATSALDTHTEREIQAALDEVSQNRTTLVIAHRLSTVVGADEILVLKDGLVAERGNHAELMKLKGLYFGMWERQKAADAARDQLAKALESEVPAE is encoded by the coding sequence ATGAACGCGCCCGCCCCCATGCCCAAGCCGAAAGGCAAGGCCTCCGATACGCTCGCCTTCCTCAAACCGTATCTGTGGCCGGAGGGCCGGGCTGACCTTAAGGTGCAGGTGCTGTGGGCGCTTCTGGCCATGCTGGTGGGCAAGCTTCTGACCATTGCGACGCCCTTTGCCTACAAATGGGCGACCAACGCCTTCACGCCGGGGGCGGCAGGCGGCAAGACCGATCTGCTGACACTGGTGCTGGTGTCGCCGGTCATCATGGTGCTGGCCTACGGCGTGGCGAGGATGATGTCGCAGGTGTTCAACAATATCCGCGACGCCATGTTTGCCGGCGTGGGGCAGCACGCGGTGCGCGGCCTGTCAAACCGCGCCTTTAATCACCTGCACAATCTGTCGCTGCGTTTCCATCTGCAACGCCGCACCGGAGGCCTGTCGCGGGTCATCGAGCGCGGGAAGATGGGCATTGAAACCATAATCCGCCTGACCATGATGGTCGGCATCCCGACGGTGGTGGAATTCGTCCTGACTGCCGGAGCGCTAGGGTGGCAGTTCGACCTGATCTATGTGGCGGTGGTCGCCGCGACGGTCGTCGTCTATGTGTGGTTCTCCATCGTCGCCTCCAACATGCGGATCGCTATCCGCAAGGAGATGAACGAGGCCGATTCCGATTCGATGTCGAAGGCGGTGGACTCGCTGCTCAACTTTGAAACCGTCAAATATTTTGGCAACGAACAGCTTGAGCGCAGCCGGTATGACCGCGCCACTGCGGCCTATGAGAAGGCGGCGATCAAGACCTATACCTCTCTGGCCTGGCTCAATATCGGGCAGGCGGTGATCTTCACCATCGGTATGACGATTGTGATGCTAATGTCGGCCTATGAGGTGATGAACGGTACCAAGTCGCTGGGCCACTTCGTGTTGGTCAACGCATTTATGATGCAATTAGCCATTCCGCTGAACTTCATCGGTACGCTGTACCGCGAAATTTCCACCGGCCTGATCGACATGGAAGCTATGTTCAAGCTGCTGGATGAACCGCAGGAGGTTATTGATACGCCGGGCGCGCCTGATCTCAAGGTGGGGCAGGGGGCTGTGGCCTTCAAAGACGTGGTCTTTTCTTACGACGCTGACCGCCCGATCCTCAAGGGCGTGTCGTTTGAGGTGCCTGCGGGCAAGACCGTGGCCATTGTTGGCCCATCCGGCGCGGGGAAATCAACGATTTCACGCCTGCTATTCCGCTTTTATGACGTGAAGGGTGGTTCCATCGAAATCGACGGGCAGGACATCCGCCACATCAATCAGGCCTCCTTGCGTCGCGCCATAGGTATGGTGCCGCAGGACACGGTGCTGTTTAACGACACCATCGCCTACAATATCGGCTATGGCCGCAACGGTGCCTCACGCGAAGAGGTCGAGGCCGCCGCCGAACAGGCGCAGATTTCGGCCTTCATTGCCTCGCTGCCGCAGGGCTATGATACTGAGGTGGGCGAACGTGGGCTGAAGCTGTCTGGCGGTGAAAAGCAGCGCGTGGCCATTGCGCGCACGCTGTTGAAATCACCACCGATTCTGATTCTCGATGAGGCGACTTCGGCGCTCGACACGCACACAGAGCGCGAAATTCAGGCGGCGCTGGATGAGGTGTCGCAGAACCGTACGACCCTGGTCATTGCGCACCGGCTTTCGACCGTCGTGGGGGCTGATGAGATTCTGGTGCTCAAGGATGGGCTGGTGGCCGAACGCGGTAACCACGCCGAACTGATGAAGCTCAAAGGTCTCTATTTCGGCATGTGGGAGCGCCAAAAGGCTGCGGATGCGGCCCGCGATCAACTGGCCAAGGCGCTGGAGTCCGAGGTCCCGGCGGAGTAA
- a CDS encoding 3-hydroxybutyrate dehydrogenase, whose amino-acid sequence MLTGKTALVTGSTSGIGLAIARKLASKGAKVMLNGMGDAAEIEKLRAEMAAEFGVEVAFNSADLTKVEGIEALIADTTQKLGDLDILVNNAGIQHVSPIEDFPVDKWNMIIALNLSAAFHTTRLSFKGMKDRGWGRIINIASAHALVASPFKAAYVAAKHGIAGLTKTIALEGAEHGVTCNAICPGYVLTPLVEKQIPDTAKARGLTEEQVIKDVLLAAQPSKKFVETDDIAELVVFLSSDAAKAITGALQSIDGGWTAA is encoded by the coding sequence ATGCTGACTGGCAAAACCGCCCTCGTAACCGGCTCGACGTCGGGTATCGGACTGGCCATCGCGCGAAAGTTGGCCTCAAAGGGCGCAAAGGTGATGCTGAACGGTATGGGGGATGCCGCCGAAATCGAAAAGCTGCGCGCCGAAATGGCGGCCGAATTCGGCGTCGAGGTGGCCTTTAATAGCGCAGACCTGACCAAGGTCGAAGGCATCGAGGCTCTGATCGCGGACACGACGCAAAAGCTGGGGGACCTGGACATTCTGGTCAACAATGCCGGCATTCAGCACGTCTCCCCCATCGAAGACTTCCCAGTCGACAAGTGGAACATGATCATCGCGCTGAACCTGTCGGCGGCATTCCACACCACGCGCCTAAGTTTTAAGGGCATGAAAGATCGCGGCTGGGGCCGGATCATCAACATCGCCTCGGCGCACGCCCTCGTCGCCTCGCCATTCAAGGCGGCCTATGTGGCGGCCAAGCATGGCATTGCCGGCTTGACCAAAACGATTGCCCTCGAAGGGGCTGAACACGGCGTGACCTGCAACGCCATCTGCCCCGGGTACGTACTGACGCCGCTGGTCGAAAAGCAGATCCCGGATACCGCAAAGGCGCGCGGACTTACAGAGGAACAGGTGATCAAGGACGTGCTGCTGGCGGCCCAGCCGTCCAAAAAGTTTGTCGAAACCGATGACATCGCCGAACTTGTCGTCTTCCTGTCTTCGGACGCCGCCAAGGCAATCACCGGCGCGTTGCAATCCATCGACGGTGGCTGGACGGCAGCATAG
- a CDS encoding phasin, with product MTKADSPFEQGLKMMGTQQQLAARSLVNLIGMISASSHRYAQETTAFTRDALSLMQQAAQTRDPAELRELQSQWAKTCVKYGQNQTRATMSFVEQCGLQALNASAPQGDDLPPKESGAESQPK from the coding sequence ATGACCAAAGCCGACTCACCGTTTGAACAAGGCCTGAAAATGATGGGCACGCAGCAACAACTGGCGGCGCGCAGTCTGGTCAATCTGATTGGCATGATTTCAGCCTCTTCCCACCGCTATGCGCAAGAAACCACGGCCTTTACGCGCGACGCTTTATCGCTGATGCAGCAAGCGGCCCAGACGCGCGATCCGGCCGAACTGCGCGAGCTTCAGAGCCAGTGGGCCAAGACCTGCGTTAAGTACGGTCAGAACCAGACCCGCGCCACTATGAGCTTTGTGGAACAATGCGGCCTTCAGGCGCTGAATGCCTCGGCACCGCAAGGCGACGACCTTCCCCCCAAAGAGTCCGGGGCAGAATCCCAACCAAAATAG